Proteins from a genomic interval of Gadus macrocephalus chromosome 2, ASM3116895v1:
- the tmem220 gene encoding transmembrane protein 220 yields the protein MNGDCRGFTNKCILVLWQVCNVCMSVFFALAAYVQINDPDAGLWMVGYAVPATLCLTIGLKPQVTEWLAWRKIADLHVMVSTAVLGMLGWTLYRERITNLFQQEEGREFSGLALTVIWLLLCRHSGRGPVGILRVSTATAITAFPFVAWMYYYHNKELTANWPSHCQTAI from the exons ATGAACGGAGACTGCAGAGGGTTCaccaacaaatgtattttggttTTGTGGCAAGTTTgcaatgtgtgcatgtctgtattTTTCGCTCTTGCAGCCTATGTACAG ATAAATGATCCCGACGCAGGGCTGTGGATG GTTGGATACGCCGTTCCTGCAACTCTTTGTCTAACTATCGGGCTGAAACCCCAGGTGACAG AATGGTTGGCGTGGAGGAAGATTGCTGATCTCCACGTGATGGTTTCGACCGCCGTGCTGGGCATGTTGGGCTGGACCTTATATAGAGAACGCATCACCAATTTGTTCCAgcaagaggaggggag AGAATTTTCCGGACTAGCGCTGACTGTAATCTGGCTTCTGTTGTGTCGCCACTCCGGAAG GGGGCCTGTTGGAATTCTGCGAGTGTCCACTGCCACAGCCATCACAGCCTTCCCCTTTGTAGCGTGGATGTACTACTACCACAACAAGGAGCTCACAGCCAACTGGCCCTCGCACTGTCAGACGGCCATCTAA
- the LOC132452408 gene encoding protein SCO1 homolog, mitochondrial, with protein MQSEKVHKLTQGRLSLHTLCKLTSTSLSDATVSGIIDMTLSLSNPNMWYRLVLQGSAHTHALRSIHSALPGRHGTLSNAMASLRLHCLARVQMSRTTRCLPPLCSRAFSSLPPPPGQKSKSKKTGPVTWKSLAITFAIGGTVLGLMKYFKKEKEELLEKERNKSIGKAALGGPFSLVDHNNKPSKSEDFLGQWVLLYFGFTHCPDICPDEIEKMIEVVDAIDKIKSIPNLTPLLITIDPDRDTVEAMAAYVKEFSPKLVGLTGTKAQVEQVSRAYRVYYSQGPKDEDNDYIVDHTIIMYLVGPDGDFLEYFGQNKTSTEITGSIAAYMRKHKKGK; from the exons ATGCAGTCCGAAAAAGTACATAAACTGACCCAGGGCCGGCTTAGTCTACACACGTTGTGTAAACTGACATCTACTTCCTTGTCGGACGCGACAGTTTCAGGCATCATAGACATGACCCTGAGCCTCTCAAACCCCAATATGTGGTACAGGCTGGTTCTGCAGGGatctgcacatacacacgcactccgATCTATACACAGCGCTCTACCGGGACGACACGGCACGTTATCTAATGCCATGGCATCTTTGAGACTCCATTGCCTG GCCCGGGTACAGATGTCCAGGACAACCAGATGTTTACCTCCACTCTGCAGCAGAGCGTTTTCatctctacctcctccacccggTCAAAAGTCCAAGTCCAAAAAAACCGGG CCTGTGACGTGGAAATCTTTAGCCATCACATTCGCCATCGGCGGCACTGTCCTGGGTCTCATGAAGTACTTCAAGAAGGAAAAGGAAGAAC TGCTTGAGAAGGAGCGTAACAAGTCGATAGGCAAGGCTGCGCTGGGCGGCCCCTTCTCCCTGGTGGACCACAACAACAAACCCAGCAAGAGCGAGGACTTCCTGGGCCAGTGGGTGCTGCTCTACTTCGGCTTCACGCACTGCCCCGACATCTGCCCTGACGAGATCGAGAAGATGATCGAGGTGGTGGACGCCATAG ACAAGATAAAGAGCATCCCGAACCTCACCCCGCTCCTCATCACGATCGACCCCGACCGGGACACGGTGGAAGCCATGGCCGCCTACGTGAAAG AGTTCTCTCCCAAGCTGGTGGGTCTGACAGGAACGAAGGCCCAGGTGGAGCAGGTGTCCCGGGCCTACAGGGTCTACTACAGCCAGGGGCCCAAGGATGAGGACAACGACTACAtc GTGGACCACACCATCATCATGTACCTGGTGGGTCCGGACGGAGACTTCCTCGAGTACTTCGGCCAGAACAAGACGAGCACAGAGATCACGGGCTCCATCGCGGCGTACATGAGGAAACACAAGAAGGGCAAATAG